In Paenibacillus kyungheensis, the following are encoded in one genomic region:
- a CDS encoding Imm8 family immunity protein — MIQPVLKDLIITGNPNIHGKLQFTETEDIGDDFYLSGTACIGTEDSIGEDNFDFTIMTPKELERQLRNGTQIIIGKGIFIVDKLDFEVITETINQILLKHQGETWEAVAISLNPYFSWEYTDSVHLNAEEFFAMIKEESEKDNE, encoded by the coding sequence TTGATCCAACCCGTACTGAAAGACCTTATCATCACAGGGAATCCTAATATTCATGGAAAGCTACAATTTACAGAAACAGAAGATATTGGGGACGACTTTTACTTATCTGGAACAGCATGTATAGGGACAGAAGATTCGATTGGTGAAGATAATTTTGATTTTACTATTATGACTCCAAAAGAATTAGAAAGACAACTGAGGAACGGAACTCAAATTATTATAGGTAAAGGAATTTTTATTGTAGATAAGTTAGATTTTGAAGTGATTACTGAAACGATTAATCAGATCTTATTAAAGCATCAAGGTGAAACATGGGAAGCGGTTGCTATATCTCTTAATCCTTATTTTTCGTGGGAGTATACAGATTCTGTACACTTGAATGCTGAGGAATTCTTTGCAATGATTAAAGAAGAATCTGAGAAAGATAATGAATAA